One Peromyscus leucopus breed LL Stock chromosome 4, UCI_PerLeu_2.1, whole genome shotgun sequence genomic region harbors:
- the Btbd3 gene encoding BTB/POZ domain-containing protein 3 isoform X1, with protein MVDDKEKNMKCLTFFLMLPETVKNRSKKGSKKANSSNSSSGSGGGSGGGGGSSKLPPVCYEIITLKTKKKKKMAADIFPRKKPASSNSTTVQQHHQHNLCNNNLIPAPNWQGLYPTIRERNAVMFNNDLMADVHFVVGPPGGTQRLPGHKYVLAVGSSVFHAMFYGELAEDKDEIRIPDVEPAAFLAMLKYIYCDEIDLAADTVLATLYAAKKYIVPHLARACVNFLETSLSAKNACVLLSQSCLFEEPDLTQRCWEVIDAQAELALKSEGFCDIDFQTLESILRRETLNAKEIVVFEAALNWAEVECQRQDLALSIENKRKVLGKALYLIRIPTMALDDFANGAAQSGVLTLNETNDIFLWYTASKKPELQFVSKARKGLVPQRCHRFQSCAYRSNQWRYRGRCDSIQFAVDKRVFIAGFGLYGSSCGSAEYSAKIELKRQGVVLGQNLSKYFSDGSSNTFPVWFEYPVQIEPDTFYTASVVLDGNELSYFGQEGMTEVQCGKVTVQFQCSSDSTNGTGVQGGQIPELIFYA; from the exons ATGGTAGATGataaagaaaagaacatgaaatGTCTCACCTTCTTCTTGATGCTTCCAGAGACAGTAAAGAACAGGTCCAAGAAAGGTTCAAAGAAAgcaaacagcagcaacagcagcagcggcagcggcggcggcagtggcggcggcggcggcagcagtaAGTTGCCCCCAGTTTGTTATGAAATAATTACCTTGAagactaaaaagaagaaaaagatggctGCTGATATATTCCCCCGCAAGAAACCAGCCAGCTCCAACAGCACCACTGTccagcagcaccaccagcacAATCTCTGTAACAACAACCTCATCCCGGCCCCCAACTGGCAGGGTCTTTATCCCACCATCAGAGAAAG AAATGCGGTGATGTTCAATAATGACTTGATGGCAGATGTCCATTTTGTGGTTGGGCCACCAGGTGGGACTCAGCGGTTGCCAGGACACAAA TACGTCTTAGCTGTTGGGAGCTCAGTGTTCCATGCAATGTTTTATGGAGAACTTGCTGAGGACAAAGATGAAATCCGAATACCAGACGTCGAACCTGCTGCTTTCCTCGCCATGCTGAA ATACATCTATTGTGATGAAATTGACTTGGCTGCGGACACAGTGCTGGCCACGCTGTATGCTGCCAAAAAGTACATagttcctcaccttgccagagcCTGTGTCAATTTcctggagaccagcctgagcgCCAAGAACGCCTGTGTGCTCCTGTCTCAGAGCTGCCTGTTTGAGGAGCCGGACCTCACACAGCGTTGCTGGGAGGTGATTGATGCTCAAGCCGAGCTAGCACTCAAGTCCGAGGGGTTCTGCGACATCGACTTCCAGACGCTCGAAAGTATCCTACGCAGGGAAACGCTGAATGCCAAAGAAATAGTGGTTTTTGAGGCAGCCCTGAACTGGGCTGAAGTAGAATGCCAGCGGCAGGATCTGGCCTTGAGCATTGAAAATAAGCGCAAGGTCCTAGGAAAGGCCCTGTACTTGATCCGCATCCCCACCATGGCCCTGGATGACTTTGCAAATGGTGCTGCGCAGTCTGGGGTATTAACTCTCAACGAGACTAATGACATCTTCCTCTGGTACACTGCGTCCAAAAAACCAGAACTGCAGTTTGTGAGTAAAGCCCGAAAGGGCCTAGTCCCCCAGCGCTGTCACCGGTTCCAGTCATGTGCCTATCGGAGCAACCAGTGGCGCTATCGGGGTCGCTGTGACAGCATCCAGTTTGCGGTTGATAAGAGGGTATTCATCGCAGGCTTTGGGCTGTATGGCTCCAGCTGTGGCTCTGCAGAGTACAGTGCCAAGATTGAACTCAAACGGCAGGGCGTTGTCCTGGGCCAGAACTTGAGCAAGTACTTTTCAGACGGATCCAGCAATACCTTCCCTGTGTGGTTTGAATATCCGGTGCAGATTGAGCCAGACACCTTCTATACAGCCAGTGTGGTGCTGGATGGCAATGAACTCAGCTACTTTGGACAAGAAGGCATGACCGAAGTTCAATGTGGCAAGGTGACTGTCCAGTTTCAGTGCTCCTCAGATAGCACCAATGGCACTGGGGTACAGGGAGGGCAGATCCCAGAACTCATATTCTATGCCTGA
- the Btbd3 gene encoding BTB/POZ domain-containing protein 3 isoform X2, which translates to MAADIFPRKKPASSNSTTVQQHHQHNLCNNNLIPAPNWQGLYPTIRERNAVMFNNDLMADVHFVVGPPGGTQRLPGHKYVLAVGSSVFHAMFYGELAEDKDEIRIPDVEPAAFLAMLKYIYCDEIDLAADTVLATLYAAKKYIVPHLARACVNFLETSLSAKNACVLLSQSCLFEEPDLTQRCWEVIDAQAELALKSEGFCDIDFQTLESILRRETLNAKEIVVFEAALNWAEVECQRQDLALSIENKRKVLGKALYLIRIPTMALDDFANGAAQSGVLTLNETNDIFLWYTASKKPELQFVSKARKGLVPQRCHRFQSCAYRSNQWRYRGRCDSIQFAVDKRVFIAGFGLYGSSCGSAEYSAKIELKRQGVVLGQNLSKYFSDGSSNTFPVWFEYPVQIEPDTFYTASVVLDGNELSYFGQEGMTEVQCGKVTVQFQCSSDSTNGTGVQGGQIPELIFYA; encoded by the exons atggctGCTGATATATTCCCCCGCAAGAAACCAGCCAGCTCCAACAGCACCACTGTccagcagcaccaccagcacAATCTCTGTAACAACAACCTCATCCCGGCCCCCAACTGGCAGGGTCTTTATCCCACCATCAGAGAAAG AAATGCGGTGATGTTCAATAATGACTTGATGGCAGATGTCCATTTTGTGGTTGGGCCACCAGGTGGGACTCAGCGGTTGCCAGGACACAAA TACGTCTTAGCTGTTGGGAGCTCAGTGTTCCATGCAATGTTTTATGGAGAACTTGCTGAGGACAAAGATGAAATCCGAATACCAGACGTCGAACCTGCTGCTTTCCTCGCCATGCTGAA ATACATCTATTGTGATGAAATTGACTTGGCTGCGGACACAGTGCTGGCCACGCTGTATGCTGCCAAAAAGTACATagttcctcaccttgccagagcCTGTGTCAATTTcctggagaccagcctgagcgCCAAGAACGCCTGTGTGCTCCTGTCTCAGAGCTGCCTGTTTGAGGAGCCGGACCTCACACAGCGTTGCTGGGAGGTGATTGATGCTCAAGCCGAGCTAGCACTCAAGTCCGAGGGGTTCTGCGACATCGACTTCCAGACGCTCGAAAGTATCCTACGCAGGGAAACGCTGAATGCCAAAGAAATAGTGGTTTTTGAGGCAGCCCTGAACTGGGCTGAAGTAGAATGCCAGCGGCAGGATCTGGCCTTGAGCATTGAAAATAAGCGCAAGGTCCTAGGAAAGGCCCTGTACTTGATCCGCATCCCCACCATGGCCCTGGATGACTTTGCAAATGGTGCTGCGCAGTCTGGGGTATTAACTCTCAACGAGACTAATGACATCTTCCTCTGGTACACTGCGTCCAAAAAACCAGAACTGCAGTTTGTGAGTAAAGCCCGAAAGGGCCTAGTCCCCCAGCGCTGTCACCGGTTCCAGTCATGTGCCTATCGGAGCAACCAGTGGCGCTATCGGGGTCGCTGTGACAGCATCCAGTTTGCGGTTGATAAGAGGGTATTCATCGCAGGCTTTGGGCTGTATGGCTCCAGCTGTGGCTCTGCAGAGTACAGTGCCAAGATTGAACTCAAACGGCAGGGCGTTGTCCTGGGCCAGAACTTGAGCAAGTACTTTTCAGACGGATCCAGCAATACCTTCCCTGTGTGGTTTGAATATCCGGTGCAGATTGAGCCAGACACCTTCTATACAGCCAGTGTGGTGCTGGATGGCAATGAACTCAGCTACTTTGGACAAGAAGGCATGACCGAAGTTCAATGTGGCAAGGTGACTGTCCAGTTTCAGTGCTCCTCAGATAGCACCAATGGCACTGGGGTACAGGGAGGGCAGATCCCAGAACTCATATTCTATGCCTGA